The stretch of DNA TGTATCAGTTCGAGGACGGCGTGCTTTCCGGTCTGCTCGCGGCGAGAGCGGCGTTTCTCGCGACGATCAAAGGGTGATCGGCCCGAGGCCGGAAGCCCGAGACCCGATCGCCGGATGCGGCGAGCGCTACCCGCCTCCGCCGGGCCGCGGCGGTTCTTCGTTCGAAGGACGGGCTCGATTCGAGGCCCGGGCGGATTTTCGGCGTCGCCGGCGGGGAGGGGCCGCGGCGCCCAGCTCCGCCAGCGCCTCGGCCACCTCCGCCACCAGCGCGCCGTCTTCCGACGCGCCGATGTCGCCGAGCGCCCGGCCGGCGTCGCGCGCCGCCTCCTCGAAGGGGTTCACAATCCCGCGGCCGACAGGAGCCGGCCGATCACGTCGTCCCAGGTGATCGTTTCGACGACGGCGCGCCCCGCCCGCCCCATGGCCGCGAGCTCGGCGGTCCGGGGCCACATCCGCGCGAGCGCGGCGCCGAGCGCCGCGGGATCCGGGTCGGTGACGATCCCCGTGCGTCCGTCGTGCACGAACTCGAGCGGGCCTCCGGCGTCGCGGACCGTGAGAACCGCCTTCCCCGAGAGGTAGGCCTCGAGAGGAACGTATCCGTAATCCTCGTCGGCGGCCGTGACGATCACGACGCGCGCTCCGGCGAACAGGGAGAGGACCTCGGCTTCCGACGGGCTTCCGAGGAAGTCGCAGCGGGCCGAGACGCCCGACGATTTCGCGTAGTGCGCGAGCGCGTCGCGCTCCGGCCCTTCCCCGACGACTTTCAGCCTCGCCTCGGGGGCGAACGCCAGCGCGCCGATCGCGAGTCCCGGACGCTTCCACGCTTCGAGGCGGCCCACCCAGAGGGCGTAGTCCCCCGCCCCGTCGTCGCGGTACCGACCCGCGAGCGGCGGGGGGTGATACAGCGGTTCGCTCGGGATCCCGCTGTAGCGGGAGAGCCGGTCCGCGACGTTCTTCGAGTTCGCGAAGACCTTCCGCGACTCGCCCAGGCCGCGGACGTCCATCCGGCGGATCATCCGGCGGATCTCGAGGTCCTCTTCGTGGGTCTCGAAGTCGCTGTACGGCGTCGCGAACTGGTCGTAGACGGGGCGGTGCTGGTGGATCACCCAGGCGATCTTCCGCGGATGGCGGGCGACGAACGTCGGGAAGCGGGTCGTGATCACCGCGTCCACGTCGCGCCCGCCGAACCGCGTGAACTCCCCGAGGCGCCAGGCGAGCGCGCTCTTGACGAGGTCGGCGTGCGTTCCGTCGAAGAGGGGCATCGTGACGAGTTCGGCGTCGACGCCGCGGGCACGCAGCTCCTCGGTCAGCCGCTCCACGTGGCGCTCGGCGCCCCCGGTCAGGAACGGCGTCCGGACCGCCGCGACGAGGACGGCGGCGCGGCTCACGCCGGGGGGCGCTCGGCGAAGAGCGCGTAGTCCTGGAATCCGAAGAGCCAGCGATTGATCTTTCGCTCGTTCTCCCCCGTCTCGGCGAGCGTCTCTTCGGCGGGGACCGGCGCGAGATACCGGATCTCCTTCTGGAGGAACCCCGCATCGCGCGCGAACAGCGAGAGGGTCGCCGCCGGAACCGGCCAGCGATGGGTCGGATCCAGGCGATAGGCGCGCATCGCGTAGAGCGAATCCGGATTGATCGTCTCGAGCAGGAGGCGGCCGCCGGGAGCGAGCGCCTCGAAGGCGCGCCCCAGGAATTCCCGCACGGCCGGGGGCTCGAGATGCTCCACGAACTGGAGCGCCGAGACCCCGCCGAGCGAGCCGCGCGCCCCGGCGAGCCGCTCGAAGGCGTCTCCGGCCGCGACCGGCAGACCCTCGCGCGCCGCGATCCCCGCCGCGACGCGGTTCGCGTCGATTCCTTCCGCCTCGATCCCGGAGCGCCGGAGCAGGCTCACGAATTCGCCGCGCCCGCAACCGCAGTCGAGGACGACGCCCGGAGCGCCGCGGAAGAAATCGACGTACTGTTCCTGCCGCTCGCGGACGGTCTCCTCGCTTCCGCGGAATTCCTCCTCGAAGCGCGCGTAGAGGCCGTCGGTGATCCCGGGAGCCGGCGCCGACGGCGCGGCTCGCGGCGAGTCCGCCGGAGCGCCGGCGCGCTCCACCGCCGCCACCCTCGCCTGGAGGACGTCGTTCTGGCGGGCGAGCCGCCGCTCCGCCTCCGCGAGATCCCGGCGGAGCTCCTCGACCGTCCGCTCGAGCGCGCGGGCCCCTTCGAGGAGCTTCGCGTTGAACGTTCCCTGCGAGCGGGTCGCGATCCGCAGGATGCGCAGGAGCGTCCGCTTGACGAACGCCAGCCCCGCGCCCGCCGGGACCGAAGGGACGGAGTATCGTTCCGCTCCCGCCCACGCCCGGAGCGCGGGCGAGTCGCCCGCATTCTCGGCAGGGTGCGGAGCCGCCTCGCGGACCCCGCGCCGGATCTCCTCGGCCAGCCGCTCGACGGAAAGCCGGTCCTCTTCTTCGCGGCTCATCGGGTCGCGCGATGATATGCCGGGTCCGGAGAGATCTCTCGGGTCACGCGGGCGCGGCCCGCGTTTCGCGGTCGCCGGACGACGCGGCCGTGTCCCAGACCGCGATCCCGAGCGCGACGACGATCGGTCCGAGGAACAGCCCGAGAAAACCGAATGCCGCGAGGCCTCCCATCACGCCGAAGAACACCGGCAGCGTATTCATCTCCGATCGTCCCGAGATGATCATCGGCTTGAACCAGTTGTCGGCGAGCCCGACGATCAGGGCCCCCCACGCGAGGATGCCGAGACCGCGGCCCGTGGCGCCCTGCGCGAGCAGCACGATTCCGGCGGGAACCCAGACGAGCGCGGTGCCGCCGACCGGAAGGAGCGACAGGAAAGCCATGATCGCGCCGAAAACCACGGGAGACGGCAGTCCGAAGATCGCGAACCCGATCGCCCCGAGGATCCCCTGGAGGAGAGCCGTGAGGAGCGTCCCGAGAAGGATCGCGTGCAGAACGGCGTCGAGGCGCTTCACGAGCTCGCCGGTCTTCCCCGGTTCCGTCGGGATCGCCGCCAGCAGATGCCGCCAGAGCGCCTCCCCGTCCCGGAAGAAGAAGAACAGCGTGAAGATCATGATGAAGAACGAGGCGAGGAGTCCCAGGAAGCCGAACGCCAGGCCCGAAGCGACCGCCGCCATGCGCGCCGCCAGGTTCTTCAGGCCGGTTTCGAGCCACGCCCGCAGATCCGCGCTCGTGACGGGAACGGCGTCGGTGACGCGCGCGATCGCCCGCGTCATGAACGGCAGGCGGAGGACGTCGCCGGCCGAGCTCACCTGGTGGGCGTTCAGCCACCCGCCCGCGAGGGCGTAGAGGTGGGCGCCCTGGCGGAAGAGCGCGCCGGCGAGCAGCACCGCCGGAAGGATGACCAGGAGAATCGTCAGCACGGTCACGACGAGGGCGGCGAGGTTCGGCCGCCGCAGCCG from Thermoanaerobaculia bacterium encodes:
- a CDS encoding glycosyltransferase family 4 protein gives rise to the protein MSRAAVLVAAVRTPFLTGGAERHVERLTEELRARGVDAELVTMPLFDGTHADLVKSALAWRLGEFTRFGGRDVDAVITTRFPTFVARHPRKIAWVIHQHRPVYDQFATPYSDFETHEEDLEIRRMIRRMDVRGLGESRKVFANSKNVADRLSRYSGIPSEPLYHPPPLAGRYRDDGAGDYALWVGRLEAWKRPGLAIGALAFAPEARLKVVGEGPERDALAHYAKSSGVSARCDFLGSPSEAEVLSLFAGARVVIVTAADEDYGYVPLEAYLSGKAVLTVRDAGGPLEFVHDGRTGIVTDPDPAALGAALARMWPRTAELAAMGRAGRAVVETITWDDVIGRLLSAAGL
- a CDS encoding class I SAM-dependent methyltransferase, whose translation is MSREEEDRLSVERLAEEIRRGVREAAPHPAENAGDSPALRAWAGAERYSVPSVPAGAGLAFVKRTLLRILRIATRSQGTFNAKLLEGARALERTVEELRRDLAEAERRLARQNDVLQARVAAVERAGAPADSPRAAPSAPAPGITDGLYARFEEEFRGSEETVRERQEQYVDFFRGAPGVVLDCGCGRGEFVSLLRRSGIEAEGIDANRVAAGIAAREGLPVAAGDAFERLAGARGSLGGVSALQFVEHLEPPAVREFLGRAFEALAPGGRLLLETINPDSLYAMRAYRLDPTHRWPVPAATLSLFARDAGFLQKEIRYLAPVPAEETLAETGENERKINRWLFGFQDYALFAERPPA
- a CDS encoding AI-2E family transporter is translated as MPRARSLAFSIAAGAVLAYLLWRVFEPFLAPIAWAAVLAILLMPVYRRARKRLRRPNLAALVVTVLTILLVILPAVLLAGALFRQGAHLYALAGGWLNAHQVSSAGDVLRLPFMTRAIARVTDAVPVTSADLRAWLETGLKNLAARMAAVASGLAFGFLGLLASFFIMIFTLFFFFRDGEALWRHLLAAIPTEPGKTGELVKRLDAVLHAILLGTLLTALLQGILGAIGFAIFGLPSPVVFGAIMAFLSLLPVGGTALVWVPAGIVLLAQGATGRGLGILAWGALIVGLADNWFKPMIISGRSEMNTLPVFFGVMGGLAAFGFLGLFLGPIVVALGIAVWDTAASSGDRETRAAPA